The segment AGTGATTGATTAGGGTGGTCCAAGGAGATTTAGGAAAGACTGAAAGGTGGGTTTTGAATGAGGTGGGGCAGACAGTAACTTTCAGATGTGGCCACAAGGTGGCAACAGAGAGATGGAAAACGGGGATCTCTGTAGGTGACCACCCAGACAGAGCTGCAGGTGGGCAGACACTGGGACTGGCTCTGGGAGGAGGTGGGCCCTGTACTGTGGCACCGTCTCTTTTGCCATGTGGAGTTTGTTATTGCAGCCTAATCCCCTGTGGCAGCCTGTCTCATTACCAGATCTTTATGGACACTCTGCTTTTGCCGAACTCTGCTGGTGGAAACTGCATTTGTGTGACCTTGGCTGGGCTATGGGTGGTGCTGAGTGTAGCAGGCAAGGGATGTCACCTGTGCAGGGCAGCTGACTCAGAGGACGCCAGTGCAGTGTTGAAAGCAGGACCTTCCACACCCCCTCTGCCAGGTCTGTGGTTCCAGGTGTTCTTAAAGGACCTGCCCACCAGCATCGGGCCTGCTCCAGTCATGAGAGGATCGGGGCTGGGGCTGGACAGCTGGCCGAAGCCCAAGCAGAGAaggctgggatggggtgggggcagggaactCAGGATGGGGCAGCTGCCTCTGGAAGCAGCCAAGATGTCCCTGGCTACAGTAGGGGTAGTCAGAGCCCGGAACTAACACCCTCCTCCCCCTCACTCATGCACCCTGGCCTGCCCTCTTCGGAGCCTGCCAAAGCTCAGAATAACCTGGGGGACCAGACAGCGAAATGGCAGGGGCTCTGCTCTGCGCCCTGCTCCTCTTGCAGCTCCTCGGTATGGGCCAGGGTCGGGGGAAGAGGTGGGACACCCACGCGCAGGACACTGACATAAAGGGACAGGACAAAGACCGACTGAGATGTAGACAGACATATTTGGTCCCCAGGCACAGTATCACTAGTTCGGGAGGCAGACATGGGAAAATATACAGCCTCagagacagagaagcagagaccTGTAGACCCGGAGGCAGAGCAGGGCGGCTCCTCAGCCTCTCCATGTCCTGACCCTGCTGCCTCGCCCCATCCCCAGGCAGAGGTGAGGGGAAGAATGAGGAGCTGCGCCTTTACCACTACCTCTTCGACAACTATGACCCAGGacgccggccagtgcaggagcccGAGGACACTGTCACCATCTCCCTCAAAGTCACCCTGACCAATCTCATCTCCCTGGTAAGATACCCGCACCGGTACACGCCATCTCGGAGCCTAAAACCCCACTTCTGGCCCCAAGCTCTCAACTCTCTCCTAAAGCTCTCCCCCATCATCTTCATCTCCCACCCACAGAACGAGAAAGAAGAGACCCTCACCACCAGCGTCTGGATTGGAATCGTGAGTCGAGGCTGGGGAACAGCGTGAGATCTAGGGGGCCCTTTTCTCCCAAACACCTCACAGGCAGCGCGGCACACGTCCTTccgtcccctcccccgcccctagGACTGGCAAGATTATCGACTCAACTACAGCAAGGGCGACTTTGGGGGCGTAGAAACCCTGCGGGTCCCTTCAGAACTCGTTTGGCTGCCAGAGATTGTGCTGGAAAACAAGTGAGGACCGAGCCAGACTGGAGCGAAGCCGAggtctggggaggggtgggggctgggctggaCCTGGTTGGGGCAGGGGTGTTGCTTGGGGGGTGTGGGAGCCGCAGATCTGGGCCAACTCTCGGTTTCCTGGAGCCCACAGTATCGACGGCCAGTTCGGGGTGGCCTACGAGGCCAATGTGCTGGTCTCCGAGGGCGGCTACGTGAGCTGGTTGCCCCCAGCCATCTACCGCAGCACCTGTGCCGTGGAGGTCACCTACTTCCCTTTCGACTGGCAGAACTGCTCGCTCGTTTTCCGGTGGGAAGACTTGTTCGCAGGCCCGGACAATTGAGGGATTAAGGGGTGGGGCCAAGTGCGCAGGGGCGGGGAGACCTCTAACCCGGGGCGGGGCTTTGTGCTGGAGGCGGGGCTAGGCATTAGAAGGAGATAGCGCTCTCTAGCGGATGAGAAGTAGGGGTGGAAACCCAGGCTTGGAGGCGGGGCCTGGGTGATCGGGTGGAGCGTGATTCCCCTGCCAGAACCCAGCTTCCAGCGCGGGGCCTGAGGCCCGGGTCCCAGCCTCTGGGGTCGGGGTCCGGATCCTGGCTCTGCAGCTCCCAGACGTACAATGCCGAAGAGGTGGAGTTTGTCTTTGCGGTGGACGACGAGGGCGAGACCATCAGCAAGATCGAGATCGACACTGAGGCCTATACTGGTTAGGCTCCCCTCCTGCTCCGAAAAACCCGCTTCTAGACGTGTCCCGAGAGGGGACTTGCACAGTGGGGTTGCCCTGGGCCCTCGATGCTGGGACTAACTTTGACAGCCCTGCTTTAACTTGAGCCTTCCCTGAAATCATTCTTGATTGTCGGCCTAGTACTCCTTCCTCCCTTGTGGTGGTTCCGTAAGCTCCCTGGGAACGCCCCTTTCTGACCCAATTACCAGGCCACCTGCCCTGGCCCAGATGGCTTTCATCCTCTCCTCGCCTGGAACTGCAGGCCCCCCCACCGTCAGATGTGGGGACGGAGAGCAGAGGAGGGCGCCACATTCCCCGAGAGCCAGCTGACGGCGCCTCCCGTCCCGCAGAGAACGGCGAGTGGGCCATCGACTTCTGCCCCGGGGTGATCCGCCGCCACGACGGTGACTCTCCGGGTGGCCCAGGGGAAACTGACGTCATCTACTCGCTCATTATTCGTCGGAAGCCGCTATTCTACGTTATTAACATCATCGTGCCCTGCGTGCTCATCTCGGGCCTGGTGCTGCTCGCCTACTTCCTGCCCGCGCAGGGTATGGAGTCGGCTAGACCCCAAACCCGGGCCCCCTCCTGGGGGGCGGGGCCTGTCCTCACCAGGCACTCCCTCCAGCCGGCGGCCAGAAATGCACCGTTTCCATCAACGTCCTGCTCGCCCAGACCGTCTTCTTGTTCCTGATTGCCCAGAAAACCCCAGAGACATCTCTGAGCGTGCCGCTGTTGGGCAGGTGAGGGGCGGAGAGGATCCAGGCAGTGGCTACGCGGGGCGTGGCTAGCGTGAAGGGCGGGGCCAGGGGGTCTCAGTGGAGAGGGCAGGGCCAATACCTAAGGACTCCGAGTAGCCTTAACTATATGGTCCCCACCTGGACTTTATTTGGacgtggggcagggctgggatcgTAGT is part of the Budorcas taxicolor isolate Tak-1 chromosome 19, Takin1.1, whole genome shotgun sequence genome and harbors:
- the CHRNE gene encoding acetylcholine receptor subunit epsilon, whose product is MAGALLCALLLLQLLGRGEGKNEELRLYHYLFDNYDPGRRPVQEPEDTVTISLKVTLTNLISLNEKEETLTTSVWIGIDWQDYRLNYSKGDFGGVETLRVPSELVWLPEIVLENNIDGQFGVAYEANVLVSEGGYVSWLPPAIYRSTCAVEVTYFPFDWQNCSLVFRSQTYNAEEVEFVFAVDDEGETISKIEIDTEAYTENGEWAIDFCPGVIRRHDGDSPGGPGETDVIYSLIIRRKPLFYVINIIVPCVLISGLVLLAYFLPAQAGGQKCTVSINVLLAQTVFLFLIAQKTPETSLSVPLLGRYLIFVMVVATLIVMNCVIVLNVSLRTPTTHAVSPRLRHVLLELLPQLLGSGAPPEIPRAASPPRRASSLGLLLRAEELILKKPRSELVFEQQRHRHGTWTATLCQNLGAAAPEIRCCVDAVNFVASSTRDQEATGEEVSDWVRMGKALDSICFWAALVLFLVGSSLIFLGAYFNRMPQLPYPPCM